The Corvus moneduloides isolate bCorMon1 chromosome 4, bCorMon1.pri, whole genome shotgun sequence genomic interval ACTCCTCCTTTGAGATCCTTCCCCACTCCCTCCAGGAGTCCCAAACTCTCCCTTCTATCCTCATCTGGTCAGTGCTTAGGTGTCGCTCCTCTCCTAGTGACAGCGATGACCCTTGACAGCCATGGGGCCTACCCAAGGTGAGAGGGGACAGAATGTTTGCTGTTGCCTCAGTAGCAGAAACACTTGCTGTGGGTCCCAATCTGTCCACTGAAGGCAGGGACTCCTGTCACCTCTCCAGAGACAAGAGACCAggcctgctgctctcctgtctCTGGGCAGGAAAGGGGTTCTAGCCCGAGCTGCATACCCGAGAAGAGTAGCGTATCCTCACTCCTCTCCCAGGCTGTATGACCTCATGAGAAAGGGAGTGTatcagagcagctccaggctttgGTGTACTCGGGGGCTGAGAGGCAATCATGGGAGGCATTGTTTGGTGGTGAAGGGGCTTATCCAGTGTATGGGTACGGAACAGAGGAGACTGTGGGCAGTGGGTGCGGAACGGGGAGGCTGGAGGAGTTAGATGGCTGACTCCCTGCGGTATGAGATTGTATCTAGGGGCAGAGTTGCCTGGAGCCGCTCCAGGTCCAGGTGGCTTCCAAAATCCATCATCTGGATGATACCTCCCTCCTCCTTGGTGTTGCCCCCTAACACCACACCCacttcatcatcatcttcatcttcatcttgaCTGACAAGTGCCAGCTCATTCTCGTAGCAGAAGGCACTGGGAGGTGGTGGAGAAGGTAGGATGGTCATCTTGCTTTCTTGCAGCTCCCGGGCTGAGCAGCAAGGTGTGCCAGCCACCTCGTACGTCTTGTGAAAGCGTGAGTAATCCACTTTGTAGTGGTTCTTCTCCTCAAACACAACTGGTTCAAAGCGGTGACCCCAAAGGATTTCACTAGCAAGGTAAGAGCTCCGTGCCTGTGTGGTCATGGCTGTGGCTTCCACCATCCCCTCCAGAATAACCACAATCTCAAAGTTCTCCGTCTCCAGCTCTTCCTTGCCAATCCCATAAAGGGGGCTCTCCTCATCAATCTCATGAACGATAATAATGGGTGAGACCAAAAATATACGATCAAGACCCACATCGTAGCCCACATTTAGGTCCCGCTGGTCCAGGGGGAGGTATTCCCCTTCCTCTGTCATGTAGGGCTTGATGAGCTGAGCTCGGACATGGGCCTCCACGATGTGACTCCTCCTCAGGTTGCCCACCCTCCACATGAGACACAGTTTGCCATCCCGCACGGAGATGACCGCATGATGGCTGAAGAGGAGGGTCTGGGCCCGCTTCTTGGGCCTTGCCATCTTGGCCATGATAGTGCCAATCATGAAGGAGTCAATCACGCAGCCCACGATGGACTGGACTACAACTGCCATGATAGCCAGCGGGCACTCCTCAGTCACGCAGCGGAAGCCATACCCAATGGTTGTCTGCGTCTccactgagaaaagaaaagcccCCAGGAAGCTGTTCACGTGCATGATGCAGGGCTTGAGGAGAGAGGGACCACCTGCCACCGCCGGTGCATTGAGGTCGCCGTGGAAGAAAGCAATGCACCAGAAGAGGAAGCCGAAGAAGAGCCAGGAGACCAGGAAGGCGGCCGAGAAGATCATCAGCATGTATCGCCAGCGCGTGTCCACACAGGTGGTGAAGATGTCGGCCATGTAGCGCTGAGATTTGTTGCTCAGGTTGGCAAAGTAAACGTTGCACTGGCCGTTCTTCTTCACAAAGCGGTTGCGGTGCTTCCGCCGGGGAGCGTGGCCCTTCCCGTTCCGGCTGTGCCCGTTCATGCTGCCCAGCGCAGAGACCTTCTGTCCATCCTCTTCGGTTGACACGATGCTGTAcctgggaagagaagaaacaggCGCTTCCATCAGGAATTCATGAAAGATAACAGCAACCACTGAGACAGCAAGGGCAGGAGACGTGGGTGGCTCACAGGGCTACAGTACCACCCTGTGGGATTTCACAACGGCACGATTCAGTGATTCTTGCACCATGGTGCCAACATGACCAAAATGGTGGAGATCAGCCACAACGTTTGCTGAGTGTTGCTGCCAGGAGGTTGCATCTAGCAAAGTCCTGACAgggcagcaaagcagcagcagcttgtaGCTCTGTGGTACCTTCCAGCCTTTATGGTGAGGGGGGATGCAAGGTTTTGAAACCtgacagcagctgggacagccaggAAGCCTGGGAGCAAGCACCTGCAGCCTGACCACATTTTGGCCCTCATATAATACAAGGCTGGGAGTAtctattttctcctctgctctgctcactgACTTCATGGTATGTGGTGACAATGTTTATACACATCCTGCACTCAGGACAATTCTGTTGCCACAGCAACATGTGTGTCTTCCAGCATCCTTTATCTAAAGCCAAAGGTGTAATTTGGAAATCAACAGCCAAAGCACTGGCAGTTTCCTTGGCAGAAGCTACACACACACTTTCTGAGAGATCTT includes:
- the KCNJ4 gene encoding inward rectifier potassium channel 4, with the protein product MTERAMGSVRVNRYSIVSTEEDGQKVSALGSMNGHSRNGKGHAPRRKHRNRFVKKNGQCNVYFANLSNKSQRYMADIFTTCVDTRWRYMLMIFSAAFLVSWLFFGFLFWCIAFFHGDLNAPAVAGGPSLLKPCIMHVNSFLGAFLFSVETQTTIGYGFRCVTEECPLAIMAVVVQSIVGCVIDSFMIGTIMAKMARPKKRAQTLLFSHHAVISVRDGKLCLMWRVGNLRRSHIVEAHVRAQLIKPYMTEEGEYLPLDQRDLNVGYDVGLDRIFLVSPIIIVHEIDEESPLYGIGKEELETENFEIVVILEGMVEATAMTTQARSSYLASEILWGHRFEPVVFEEKNHYKVDYSRFHKTYEVAGTPCCSARELQESKMTILPSPPPPSAFCYENELALVSQDEDEDDDEVGVVLGGNTKEEGGIIQMMDFGSHLDLERLQATLPLDTISYRRESAI